Proteins from one Gibbsiella quercinecans genomic window:
- the hupA gene encoding nucleoid-associated protein HU-alpha yields MNKTQLIDVIADKADLSKAQAKQALESTLAAITESLKEGDAVQLVGFGTFKVNHRAERTGRNPQTGKEIKIAAANVPAFVSGKALKDAVK; encoded by the coding sequence ATGAACAAGACTCAACTGATTGATGTAATCGCAGACAAGGCGGACCTTTCCAAAGCTCAAGCCAAACAAGCTCTGGAATCTACCCTGGCTGCCATTACTGAGTCTCTGAAAGAAGGTGATGCAGTACAATTGGTTGGTTTCGGTACTTTCAAAGTAAACCATCGTGCAGAGCGCACTGGCCGCAACCCACAGACTGGTAAAGAAATCAAAATCGCAGCGGCTAACGTACCAGCATTCGTTTCTGGTAAAGCGCTGAAAGACGCAGTTAAATAA
- a CDS encoding YjaG family protein, giving the protein MLRNPIHLRLEKLESWQHLTFMACLCERMYPNYQVFCLQTGFGDPAVYRRILDLAWETLVVKDAKVNFDSQLEKLEDAIPAAEDYDIYGVYPAIDACIALGELIHSRLSGETLVHSVAISETSIRTVAMLEMTQAGKEMTDDELKILPAIEEEWDIQWEIFRLLAACEERDLELIKGLRSDLREAGVSNIGINLAH; this is encoded by the coding sequence ATGCTCCGTAACCCCATTCATTTACGTTTGGAAAAGCTTGAAAGCTGGCAACATTTGACCTTTATGGCCTGTCTGTGCGAGCGTATGTATCCCAATTATCAGGTGTTTTGCCTGCAAACCGGGTTCGGCGATCCGGCGGTTTACCGCCGCATACTGGATCTGGCATGGGAAACGCTGGTGGTGAAAGACGCCAAGGTCAATTTTGACAGCCAGCTCGAGAAGTTGGAAGATGCGATCCCAGCGGCCGAAGATTACGATATTTATGGTGTTTACCCCGCTATCGACGCGTGTATCGCGTTAGGTGAACTGATCCACTCGCGCCTGAGCGGCGAGACGCTGGTGCACTCCGTTGCCATCAGCGAAACGTCAATCCGCACGGTAGCGATGCTGGAAATGACCCAGGCGGGGAAAGAAATGACCGACGACGAGTTGAAAATTTTGCCGGCCATTGAGGAAGAATGGGATATTCAGTGGGAAATATTCCGATTGTTGGCCGCCTGTGAAGAACGCGATCTCGAGCTGATTAAAGGCCTGCGATCCGACCTTCGTGAGGCTGGCGTAAGCAATATTGGGATAAATTTAGCGCACTGA
- the nfi gene encoding deoxyribonuclease V (cleaves DNA at apurinic or apyrimidinic sites) — translation MRFRRNTTAEAGEQSVALFDIAPLRAEQLQRAASVIRHDDFLADPPALIAGADVGFEQEGAVTRAAIAILRYPSLELVEYQLARISTTMPYIPGFLSFRECPALLAAWDKLQQKPDLVFVDGHGISHPRRLGVASHFGLLINVPTIGVAKKRLCGKFEPLGDAAGAQAPLMDKGEQIGWVWRSKLRCNPLFVATGHRVSADSALAWVQRCMAGYRLPEPTRWADAIASRRPAFQRWLAAHPEVPPCAN, via the coding sequence ATGCGTTTTCGGCGCAATACCACCGCTGAGGCGGGCGAGCAGAGTGTGGCCCTGTTCGACATCGCGCCATTGCGCGCTGAGCAACTGCAACGCGCGGCCAGCGTGATCCGCCATGATGATTTCCTGGCGGATCCGCCGGCGTTGATTGCCGGCGCGGACGTGGGGTTTGAGCAAGAAGGCGCGGTAACGCGCGCCGCCATCGCCATTCTGCGCTATCCTTCCCTGGAGTTGGTTGAGTATCAGCTCGCGCGCATTAGCACGACGATGCCCTATATTCCCGGTTTTCTGTCTTTCCGCGAATGCCCCGCGCTGTTGGCCGCCTGGGATAAACTGCAGCAGAAGCCGGATCTGGTGTTTGTCGACGGCCACGGGATTTCGCACCCGCGCCGCTTGGGCGTCGCCAGCCATTTTGGCCTGCTGATCAATGTGCCGACCATCGGCGTGGCGAAAAAGCGCCTGTGTGGGAAATTTGAGCCGCTGGGCGACGCGGCGGGCGCGCAAGCGCCGTTGATGGATAAAGGCGAGCAGATTGGCTGGGTATGGCGCAGCAAGCTGCGTTGCAACCCGCTGTTTGTCGCCACCGGCCACCGGGTGAGCGCCGACAGTGCGCTGGCCTGGGTGCAGCGTTGCATGGCTGGTTACCGCTTACCGGAGCCGACGCGCTGGGCCGATGCCATCGCCTCGCGCCGCCCGGCGTTCCAGCGTTGGCTGGCGGCGCATCCAGAGGTGCCGCCATGCGCGAATTAG
- the hemE gene encoding uroporphyrinogen decarboxylase has product MTELKNDRYLRALLRQPVDVTPVWMMRQAGRYLPEYKATRAQAGDFMSLCKNAELACEVTLQPLRRYALDAAILFSDILTIPDAMGLGLYFEAGEGPRFTHPIACRADVDKLPVFDPEIELGYVMNAVRTIRRELQGEVPLIGFSGSPWTLATYMVEGGSSKAFTKLKKMMYADPQALHLLLDKVADSVILYLNAQIKAGAQAVMLFDTWGGVLTGRDYREFSLHYMHKIVDGLLRENEGRRVPVTLFTKGGGQWLEAMAATGCDALGLDWSTDIGEARRRVGDKVALQGNMDPSILYAPPPRIAQEVETILADFGHGEGHVFNLGHGIHQDVPPEHAGAFVEAVHAFSAQYHR; this is encoded by the coding sequence ATGACCGAGTTGAAGAACGATCGCTACCTGCGCGCGCTGCTGCGGCAGCCGGTGGATGTGACGCCCGTATGGATGATGCGCCAGGCCGGCCGCTATTTGCCGGAGTACAAGGCCACGCGTGCCCAGGCGGGGGATTTCATGTCCCTGTGCAAAAACGCCGAGCTGGCCTGTGAAGTGACGCTACAGCCGCTGCGCCGGTATGCGCTGGATGCCGCGATCCTGTTCTCTGACATTTTGACTATTCCTGACGCCATGGGGCTGGGGCTGTATTTTGAAGCCGGCGAAGGCCCGCGTTTTACCCACCCGATCGCCTGCCGGGCCGATGTGGACAAGCTCCCGGTGTTCGATCCGGAGATCGAACTGGGCTATGTGATGAACGCGGTGCGCACCATCCGCCGGGAACTGCAAGGCGAAGTGCCGCTGATCGGTTTTTCCGGTAGCCCATGGACGCTGGCCACCTACATGGTGGAAGGCGGCAGCAGCAAAGCCTTCACCAAGCTCAAAAAAATGATGTATGCCGATCCGCAGGCCCTGCACCTGCTGCTGGATAAGGTGGCCGACAGCGTGATCCTGTATCTGAATGCGCAAATCAAGGCCGGCGCCCAGGCGGTAATGCTGTTTGATACCTGGGGCGGGGTGCTGACGGGCAGGGACTACCGTGAGTTCTCGCTGCACTATATGCACAAGATCGTCGATGGCCTGCTGCGTGAAAACGAAGGCCGCCGTGTGCCCGTCACCCTGTTCACCAAGGGCGGCGGGCAGTGGCTGGAAGCGATGGCCGCCACCGGCTGTGATGCGCTGGGGCTGGACTGGAGCACCGACATTGGCGAAGCGCGCCGGCGCGTAGGCGATAAAGTGGCGCTGCAGGGCAATATGGATCCTTCCATTCTGTATGCGCCGCCGCCGCGTATTGCACAGGAAGTGGAAACCATCCTGGCCGATTTTGGCCACGGCGAGGGGCATGTGTTCAACCTGGGCCACGGCATCCACCAGGATGTGCCGCCGGAACACGCCGGCGCTTTTGTGGAGGCCGTCCATGCGTTTTCGGCGCAATACCACCGCTGA
- the nudC gene encoding NAD(+) diphosphatase: protein MEFALTGNEQGWWIVSQQSKLWLPNGELPFGSAQQFSLRGLLARQIGEWEGAPVWLVRHGMKQGMSSVRQLLEQERGLFQMAGRGVQLADFYHSHRFCGYCGHEMHHSRTESACLCANCHQRYYPQIAPCVIVAIRRGDEILLAQHVRHRGGIHTVLAGFVEVGETLEQAVAREVMEESRIEIKNLRYVASQPWPFPNSLMMAFMADYHQGELQHDPSELLSAGWYRYDRLPMLPPPGTVARRLIEDTLALCRAE from the coding sequence ATGGAATTTGCATTAACAGGTAATGAACAGGGCTGGTGGATCGTCAGCCAGCAAAGCAAGCTTTGGTTGCCGAACGGCGAGCTGCCGTTTGGCTCGGCGCAACAGTTTTCGCTGCGCGGCCTTTTGGCACGCCAGATCGGCGAATGGGAAGGCGCGCCGGTGTGGCTGGTGCGCCACGGCATGAAGCAGGGGATGAGCTCGGTGCGGCAACTGCTTGAGCAGGAGCGCGGGCTGTTCCAAATGGCCGGCCGCGGGGTGCAACTGGCGGATTTTTACCATTCCCACCGCTTCTGTGGCTACTGCGGCCACGAAATGCATCATAGCCGCACCGAAAGCGCCTGCCTGTGCGCCAACTGCCATCAACGCTACTATCCACAGATTGCTCCCTGCGTGATCGTGGCTATCCGCCGCGGTGATGAGATTCTGCTGGCGCAGCATGTGCGGCACCGGGGCGGCATCCACACCGTGCTGGCGGGCTTTGTGGAAGTGGGCGAGACGTTGGAGCAGGCGGTGGCGCGCGAAGTGATGGAAGAAAGCCGCATTGAAATCAAAAACCTGCGCTATGTGGCTTCGCAGCCCTGGCCGTTCCCCAATTCGTTGATGATGGCGTTCATGGCCGATTATCATCAGGGCGAACTTCAGCACGATCCCTCAGAACTGCTGAGTGCCGGCTGGTATCGTTACGATCGTTTGCCGATGTTGCCGCCGCCGGGCACGGTGGCGCGCCGGCTGATTGAAGACACGCTGGCGCTGTGCCGGGCAGAATAA